The Nitrospirota bacterium DNA window TCTCGCCGTTTGGAACAGCTGGGGTCAATGGCCCGCCTGGGGTCTTCTTCTCAATTCAAATTATGGTGTTTTTTTCGTAACCAAAATGATTTTTGTATCGGGCGTTTTAGCCTGCGGCGCATTAAGCCGGTTTTATATTTTACCAGGCCTCCGAAAAATTCCTTCAGGCGGCGGGTCTTCCCTTGTAAATCATTTTTCTATTTTTTTAGCGATTGAATTGATTTTTGCCGCAGGGGTTCTCCTATCAGCATTTTTTCTGACTCAATCCACGCCTCCTTCCATTCATCTTCTTTAAATGACCTGTGGCATTCAGTGTTGCAAAAGATAATTTTTTTGGTGATATCCATGGGATTTTGTTATACTGGTCAGGTAAATTTGGAGTGAGGTTGAATGAAAAACTTGTTCGGGACCGATGGCATTCGGGGAATCGCCAATATGGAACCGATGACCTGTGAAACGATTATGAAGGTCGGGCGTGCGGCCGCGTATATTTTTAAAAATAAAAAGGGCCGTCACCGGATTGTGATTGGTAAAGATACCAGAATTTCAGGGTATATGCTGGAAAGCGCTTTGACCGCCGGAATCTGCTCGATGGGGGTCGACGTCTTATTGGTGGGTCCTATGCCGACCCCGGCCATTGCCCTTATGACCAGGAGTTTAAGGGCTGACGCAGGGGTCGTCATTTCGGCTTCTCACAATCCTTTTGAGGATAACGGGATTAAGTTTTTTTCCCCTGAAGGTTTAAAACTGCCTGATGAGGTAGAAAAAAGGATCGAAAAATTGGTTGAAACGGGAGAAATCGATTCCGTTCGACCCACGGCAAACGAAATTGGAAAAGCCTTTCGAATTGATGACGCAAGAGGAAGATATATCGAATTTGTCAAAAATACCGTTCCCAGAGGAATGGATTTTCAAGGATTGAAAATAGTCATCGATTGTGCCCATGGGGCTGCCTATCGGGTAACCCCCTCCGTTTTTAGAGAGTTGGGCGCGGAGGTGATTTTAATTGGCGATGTTCCCGACGGAATAAATATTAATAAAGAGTGCGGCGCCCTTTATCCCGATCAGTTAAAGGCGCTTGTAAAAGAACATCATGCAGACGTGGGCATTGCCCATGACGGGGATGCCGATCGGGTGATCTTCGTCGATCATCGAGGGGAGACGGTCGACGGAGACCAGGTGATGGCGGCGTGTGCCCTTCATTTGCAGAAAAATAACCTTTTAAAACGGAACACCCTGGTGGCCACCGTGATGAGTAACATGGGGCTGGAGGTGGCAATGAAAAAATCCAGCATTCGGGTCGTTCGAACCCCGGTCGGGGACCGGTATGTCCTGGAGAAAATGTTGAAGGAAGGGTATAACTTCGGGGGAGAACAATCGGGTCATATTATTTTTCTAGATTATAATACGACGGGAGATGGTCTGATAACCGCCCTTCAGATGGTTTCGTTGATGCAAAAAACCGGAAAATCCTTGTTCGATCTGGTGTCCTGCATGACAATCTATCCCCAGGTTTTGCTTAACGTCCGGGTCAACAAAAAAAGACCCCTTCAGGAAATTCCGGGATACTCTGCCCATCTGGCTTCTTTGGAAGAAAAATTAGGGGACAAGGGGAGAGTCTTGGTTCGTTATTCCGGCACCGAACCGCTCATCCGGATCATGATCGAAGGCGAAAATAAAGCCGTGATTCATGAAATGGCGAAAGAGCTGGCAGGAACGATTCAGAAAGGGATTAATGAGGGATAGGGATAAGGTGCAAAACAGCGAAACGTTAAAACATGATCCGGTGGAGAAAGTGGCAATGAATATGGCGGAAGGTTTAATGGACGAGTTAGAGAAAGAAGGAAAGGCGAAGAAAAAAGTAAAGGAAATCATTCAAAGTCGACTATTGTTTAAGGGGTTTCAACTCTACACCGGGATGATACTCACTCTTGTCGGTACGGCTATACGCAGGTGTGATGTTAGGCTCAATCGGGGCTGCCATTTTGCGGATGAACACTCTGTCTCTGATTTTTTGTGGAATCCTCTTTTATGTTCTAAATACCAAAGCCAATTACGAAGAGGCCTGGCTTTCGGAAAAATTTTCTGAATACGAATCCTATCGTCAAAAGACAAAAAAATTCATCCCATTTCTCTATTAAACTTTTTCTTCTCCGAAGTGAAGTTTTTCAATTTCCTCTTTCATTTTGGGAATCCAGTCAGCCAGAGGTTCTTCGGATTCAATCACAATTTCATATTTTCCGTTCGGAAGTTTACGGACCTTGCCCGGATGTTCCGGCCCCAGCGGGATTTCAATCATTTCTCTTGAAATACCCAGGTTGTCCGTTATTTCGAAGACCTGAAAAATCTCTTTCATTCCGACAATTTTAAGACCCATCCTTTATTTTCTCCTTAAAAGCAGTTTTTAATTCGTTCGGTTACGAATGAATCTACCATACTTTTTCTTTATTTCCTCTTGAATTTCCTCTGTTTTTAACCTATTGTTAGCCCCTATTATCACCTTTAGAATGAAATTATCCATGAAAAATAAAAACCCCAGTCTGACGAAATTCTTGTCAGCGATTTTGGGAATTTTCGTAATTTTTAATCTACCGGGATGTGCCACGTCTCCTCTCCCTGTTCCCCAGGGGCTGCCCCCGGCGCCTAAAATTGCGTTAGTGCTTGGCGGAGGGGCGGCAAGGGGTTTTGCCCATGTGGGTGTCATTCGCGTCCTGGAACAGGAAAAAATTCCCATCGACCTGATTGTGGGAACCAGCGTAGGGAGTCTTATCGGGGCGATTTATGCCGATACCCGTAGCAGCTTTGATCTTGAGGTGCTGGCCTTGAAACTTGAAAAAGACGATATCTTCGATTTTTCAGTTTTTTCATCGACCACCGGCCCCGTAAAGGGGGATCGGCTTGAAAAGTTTGTTCAGAGTAAGGTTAAAAAGGCGAATATTGAAGAGTTGCAGATTCCTTTTGCGGCGGTGGCTACCAATTTGCTGACCGGGGACCGGGTCGTGCTTGACCGGGGACCAATAGGCCGGGCCGTCAGGTCCAGCAGTTCGATACCCGGAGTTTTTACGCCTGTGTTTCACCAGAATATGAATCTTGTGGACGGGGGTGTCATCGACAATGTCCCGGTTGATGTTGCCAGGGAAAAAGGAGCCGACATCGTTATAGCCGTGAATATCGGCAAGAACGTCGCGAGCAAAAATGTGGGGAATATTATTGATATTACCCTTCAGGCGGTCAACATTATGTCCTATGAAATTTCAAAATTTAAAATGCAGGGTGCCGATATTTTGATCGAACCCAATGTTGGCGACGTCGGAATGATGGATTTTGGATACAAAGAATTCTGCATGCGGGCGGGAATTGACGCGGCTCAAAAGATGATGCCGGAATTAAAGAAAAAGATCGATGCCTGGATGCTGAAAAAGCAGTCCGTTCATAAAACCGGAGGGTAGGGATAAAAAATAAAAAGGTGGTTTCTCTACATTTTAGAATGTCGGGGTGGAGCCTATTATACCGGCATAACGACAGATGTGGTTCGTCGGATCGATCAACATAACCTTGGACGCGGTTCCCGCTTTACCCGCGGGAGGATTCCCGTAAAACTTTGCTATCAAGAAGCCTGCAGGAATCGTTCAGAAGCGTTGAAAAGAGAGATCATCGTAAAAGCCCTTTCGAAGAAAAGAAAGGAAAAGCTCATCAAACAAAACTTTATTTTTTCATAGAAAGGAAGCTTATCAGTGGGTCGGATCGAGTGGTTGTTTGAATATCTCCTGTGGAAAAGCCGGTATATCGTTTTAACCGCGGTTATCTCCAGCCTGCTCTCTTCGTTTATCTTGTTTTTTGTTGCGACAGGAGAAGTGTTTGGGCTGTTGGGAAAGGTTGTTGCAAAATATTTTTTTTCAGATCCTTCAAGCGCCATTTCTCATGTTTCTGAAGGATTTCATAACGATGTGGTAAGCACCGTCATTGGCGCGGTGGATGATTATCTCCTGGCCACCGTTCTATTGATTTTTGCTTTAGGTTTGTACGAATTATTTATTAGCAAAATCGATCATGCCGAGAAAGACGCGCAACACGGCTCAAGGATCCTTTTAATTAAAAACCTGGATGATTTAAAAGACCGCCTTGCGAAAGTGATTTTGATGATTTTAATCGTGACCTTTTTCAAAAACGTTATCCATTCAACATTTGAACAGCCGCTCCAGATTCTTTACCTTGGCGGAGGAATCCTGTTTGTAGCCCTGGCGCTTTATTTTACCCATCGTTCTCGTGTTTCTGAAGAATAGTGGTCCTGCATCCTTTTCATGTCTTCTTAAATGACTCACATCCTCCCAAGAACAGAGTTAGAAAGCTGTCATTGCGAACAAAGTGAAGCAATCTCAAGACTTTACGATAAGATTGCCACGCACCCTTCGGTGCTCGCAATGACATGATTAATAAGTGGGTGCGAAGTCTATCGCTGGTCTTGACCGCTTCCTGTATTTCGGCTATATTTTGTCTCTAACTTTTTTAACGCTATGCCGTGAGGAATGACGTGATTTTGACAGATCAAAAAACAAGAATCATCCACACTAAAGTGAATCATCCTTTTACCATAAAATTATGGGAAGACCGAACGACGGCTCATCGCTGGCATGTGGAGTTTGACCCGCTTTCTTTAAGCCTGATGGATGACGATTTTCAACGGACGACGATCGCTTCTACCGTCGATGCAGGCAACCGGGTTTTTGAGTTTAGGGCTTTGAAAACGGGCCTCCATCATTTAATTTTTGCAAAAAGAATGGGCGTGGTCGTAACAGAAGAGCATCGGGTTTATCAAATTATCGCCGAGTAATGCCTACACATGAAGATTAATGAGATTTTTTACAGCATTCAGGGTGAATCGACCTTTGCGGGGCTTCCCTGTACCTTAATCCGGACGACAGGGTGTCATTTAAGATGCGCCTGGTGTGATACCGCCTATGCGTTTTATGAGGGGAAAGAGCTTTCTTTAGAGGAGATTATTCAGCAGGTCGAGTCCATTCGATGCCGTCTGGTAGAAATCACCGGAGGGGAACCGCTTCTTCAGGAGGACTCCCTGGTTTTGATGGCGCGGCTACTGGATAAAGGGTTTAAGGTGCTTCTTGAAACCAGCGGAGGCGTAGACGTTGGCGCGGTGGACTCCAGGGTAAAAATTATTATGGATGTCAAATGTCCCGGAAGCGGGATGTCGGACCGAATGATTTGGAAAAACCTGAACCGGCTCAAGGAAACAGATGAGATTAAATTCGTCATTGCCAACAGGCAGGATTACGATTGGGCAAAGGAAACCCTCGAGGCCTATCAGCCTTCTCAGGAGATTCTTTTTTCTCCCGTTTTTGGAGAACAGGATCCCCAATCCCTCGCGGAGTGGGTTTTAAAAGACCGTTTACCGGTACGGTTTCAGCTTCAGATGCATAAACATATCTGGTCCCCGCAGGCACGCGGCGTCTAAAGTAGATACCCTGCGAGCAAAGCGAGCGAGAAGGGGAAGCTTCATTCGGCTTTGCCGATGAAGGGGGCGATGTGAGCCCCTAATTAATTGAAAGGGTTATCATGAACATTCAGGTTAAAAAGGGAAAAGTCACGCAGGGACAAAGTGAACTGGTCTTAATTCCCGTATTCGAAGAACCTCCCTTTGAAGGGGCTTTAAAAACCGCTGATAAGCATTTAAATGGAAAATTAAGCGAAATTTTTCAATCCGGGGAATTTAAGGGGAAACCCCGGGAAGTGCATCTTTTTCACACGCTGGGGGCTCTAAAAGCAAAACGGATTCTTCTGGTTGGACTGGGACAGCGAAAAAAATTGTCGCTCGACGTGCTGAGAGAGGCTTTTGGAAAGGCCGCTGCCACGATCCGAAAATCGGGAGTGAAAGGATTTATATCGCCTGTTGATTCAGGTCTGCTAAAAAAAGAAAAACTCCGTGATGTCGTTCAGGCGATGGTTGAAGGGAGCCTTCTTGGTTTGTATCAGTTTAATCTTTATAAAACAGAATCCCGGGAAGAGGAAAAAGAAGTCGATGAATGGACCCTGTTTGTTGAGGATGAAAAGAAAATAGGGGAGGCGGAAAAAGGGGTAAAAATCGGTCAGATTATTTCAGAAGGGGTTTATTTGGCCCGGGACCTGGGGAACCATCCGTCTAACGCGGTAACGCCTTCGAGGTTGGCCGAAGAAGCTCAAAAGATAGCAAGAGAATTTCCAGTGAGGGTCACAGTCCTGGAACGTGAAGA harbors:
- a CDS encoding phosphoglucosamine mutase, translating into MKNLFGTDGIRGIANMEPMTCETIMKVGRAAAYIFKNKKGRHRIVIGKDTRISGYMLESALTAGICSMGVDVLLVGPMPTPAIALMTRSLRADAGVVISASHNPFEDNGIKFFSPEGLKLPDEVEKRIEKLVETGEIDSVRPTANEIGKAFRIDDARGRYIEFVKNTVPRGMDFQGLKIVIDCAHGAAYRVTPSVFRELGAEVILIGDVPDGININKECGALYPDQLKALVKEHHADVGIAHDGDADRVIFVDHRGETVDGDQVMAACALHLQKNNLLKRNTLVATVMSNMGLEVAMKKSSIRVVRTPVGDRYVLEKMLKEGYNFGGEQSGHIIFLDYNTTGDGLITALQMVSLMQKTGKSLFDLVSCMTIYPQVLLNVRVNKKRPLQEIPGYSAHLASLEEKLGDKGRVLVRYSGTEPLIRIMIEGENKAVIHEMAKELAGTIQKGINEG
- a CDS encoding patatin-like phospholipase family protein; translation: MKNKNPSLTKFLSAILGIFVIFNLPGCATSPLPVPQGLPPAPKIALVLGGGAARGFAHVGVIRVLEQEKIPIDLIVGTSVGSLIGAIYADTRSSFDLEVLALKLEKDDIFDFSVFSSTTGPVKGDRLEKFVQSKVKKANIEELQIPFAAVATNLLTGDRVVLDRGPIGRAVRSSSSIPGVFTPVFHQNMNLVDGGVIDNVPVDVAREKGADIVIAVNIGKNVASKNVGNIIDITLQAVNIMSYEISKFKMQGADILIEPNVGDVGMMDFGYKEFCMRAGIDAAQKMMPELKKKIDAWMLKKQSVHKTGG
- a CDS encoding GIY-YIG nuclease family protein; amino-acid sequence: MKRWFLYILECRGGAYYTGITTDVVRRIDQHNLGRGSRFTRGRIPVKLCYQEACRNRSEALKREIIVKALSKKRKEKLIKQNFIFS
- a CDS encoding YqhA family protein, with translation MEWLFEYLLWKSRYIVLTAVISSLLSSFILFFVATGEVFGLLGKVVAKYFFSDPSSAISHVSEGFHNDVVSTVIGAVDDYLLATVLLIFALGLYELFISKIDHAEKDAQHGSRILLIKNLDDLKDRLAKVILMILIVTFFKNVIHSTFEQPLQILYLGGGILFVALALYFTHRSRVSEE
- a CDS encoding protease inhibitor I42 family protein; the protein is MILTDQKTRIIHTKVNHPFTIKLWEDRTTAHRWHVEFDPLSLSLMDDDFQRTTIASTVDAGNRVFEFRALKTGLHHLIFAKRMGVVVTEEHRVYQIIAE
- a CDS encoding radical SAM protein; the encoded protein is MKINEIFYSIQGESTFAGLPCTLIRTTGCHLRCAWCDTAYAFYEGKELSLEEIIQQVESIRCRLVEITGGEPLLQEDSLVLMARLLDKGFKVLLETSGGVDVGAVDSRVKIIMDVKCPGSGMSDRMIWKNLNRLKETDEIKFVIANRQDYDWAKETLEAYQPSQEILFSPVFGEQDPQSLAEWVLKDRLPVRFQLQMHKHIWSPQARGV